In Deltaproteobacteria bacterium, the genomic window CACCCATACGCCGATGGCGCTGCACCGTACCACCATCCACCAGTGCCGGAACACGTCCTTGATGCCTTCCACGAGGCCGCTGCCGAGGTCCTCGGTCTCCGAGATGCTGGTGCGTCGCACCGCCAGGTCGATGAGCTCGGGCACGGCGAAGAGGCCCAGCCCGATGAGGATGACGTTGACCCCTTCCCACAGGTAGGCGGTGTCCAGGGAGAACCGTTCGATGGCGGTCTTCTCGTCCACCCCCACCGTGGCGATGAGCAGGCCGAGGATGGCGGCCAGGAGCCCCTTGAGCGGCGCCTTGCCGCTGAGGACGCCGATGGCGCTGAGGCCCCAGACCACCAGCACGAAGAACTCCGGCGAGCCGAAGCTCAACACCAGCGGGCGCAGGATCGGCAGCGACGCCACAAGCACGATGGCGCCCAACACGCCGCCCACCGCCGACGCCATGAAGGCGGCGCCGAAGGCGCGCTTGGCTTCGCCCTTGCGGGCCATGGGGTAACCGTCCAGGATGGTGGCCTGGGAGCCCGCGCTGCCGGGCACGGCGATGAGCACAGAGGGGAAGGTGTTGGCCGTGTTGGATACCGCGCCGATGCCCAGCAGGAAGGCGATGGCGTGGTAGGGGCTCATGGTCAGGCTGAAGGGGAGGACCACGGTGAGGATGAGCAGCACGCCCACCCCCGGGAGCGCCGCGAACACGCTGCTGAGGAGCACGCCTCCCACCATCAGCAGCATGGCCTGGGGCTCCAGGATCCCCAAGAGGCCCTGATAAGCGGCCTCGATCATGTCGTTATCGGCTTTGACCCGGCGGCCCGCCGGCGCCCATGGTCAGGGCGGCGCGGCAGGCTGCCGGAACCTGAAGGAGCCCTTTGGGGGCCCGTCAGGGAGGAGTTCCCGATCAACGCTCTGGGACGTCGTACTTCTTGCGCAGCTTCGACGCGTATTGGAGGACTTCCTTGGGGACGTCGACGATCTGCGGGATGCGCTTGTTCAGCGACTCCCCGGTGACGGAAGTGAGGTCGAGGCTGAACTGCTTGCGCGCGAGCTTGAGGAACTCGGGGTCATGGACGGCCTTCTGGAAGGCTGCGCGGTAGACCTTGACATATTCCGCCGGGGTCTTCGGGGGCAGCGCCTGCCACTTGTCAATGGTCGACGGGCCCATCCACGACTCGTACCCTGCCGTGGCCAGCTTGCCGATTTTCTTTTCGGCCATGAGTTCGGGGAAGATGGGTACATCCTTGAACGACGAGCGCGGCGAGTACCCGTCAACATTGCGGACGCCCTCCTGGGCGATGAGGTTGATGACGCCGGCCTCCTTCAACTCGTTGATGATGTAGGCGTTCTGCGTCCCCAGGACGTCGATCTCTCCCTGGCTGATGGCCTTGACCAGCGCACCCGTGCCGGGATAGCCGACGATCCACTTGAGGTTCCAGCCCAGGAACTCCGCGCCCCACACGTTCATGGCCTGCCATGCGCGCGCGCCGCTGATGCCGCCGACGTTGACCTTGGCCGCTTTCTTGTCCGTCAGCCGCTTGTGGGCGTCCTTGCGGATGAACAGCACGCTGCCGCCGCGGTGAATGCCGCCGATGGCGATGAACTTGCGCGGGTCGTACTTGATCACCTTCCGCCGGAGCACGTGGGGCTGAATCGGGCTCGAGTCCGTCTGCATGAAAGTCATGCCGTCCGGCTTGATGCGGTTGGCCAGGTAGTTCGCCGCCTTGATCTTGCCGCCGCCCGCCCCCATGTACTGGTAGACGAAGCGCGGGTTGCCGGGCAGGTACTTCTGCATGAAACGGTTGATGAGCCGCCCGGAAAGGTCGGTGCCGCCTCCGGCGTTGGAGGCGACGATCACCTTGATGGTCTTCCCTTCGAAGGATACGTCGGCCAGGGCCGGCGCCGCCGCCACGGCCCACAGAGCGCAGGCCAGAATCGCGCCTGAAAGAATGCGTGCCATCTCGCACCTCCTTTCTTGGGTCAGTGCTCGCTGATATCGATCATCACGCCGTCCGGGTCGGCGAGCTGGTATTCGCCGAACTTGCACTTGGCGAACAGCTCGAGCCGCGCCTCCGCCTCCGGCCCCGCGCCCACCGGACCGGGGCTCAGGTAGGGGTTGCGCTTGGACAGCTCCTCGAGCCGGTCCTTCACCGCCTGCACGCTCTCCACCTTGAAGCCGATGTGGTCCAGCGCCGGCCGCTCGATGCCCGTGCCCGCGTAGTCGGAGATCTTCCACGGCGAGATGATCAGGGTCACCCGGCCGTCGGTCAGGTAGCAGTTGGGATCGTCCGCGGGCTTCTCCGTCTCCAGCAGGTCGAACACCTCGCGGTAGAACTGCGCCACGCGCTCGGGCTCCACCGCCCGCAGGACGAAGTGCTTCACGTAGCGGTCGGCCTCGCGGTCCCCGTCCACGTACACGTCCCGGCGGTTCTCCATCCCTTCCTGGGAGAGGTCGAACACGTTGCCCGCCGGATCGTGGGTGCTCAAGCCGGCGAACGGGCGGTTGCCCGGACGCTTGAGGATATGCACCTCCGGGTACTTCTCGGCCATGCGCGCGGCCACGCCCTCGACGTCGTCCACCTCGAAGCCGAAGTGGTCGAACCCCCCCTGGCGACCGGGCCGGCGCGGGTTGATGTTGATGCCCACGTAGCCGTCGCTCACCACCGAGGCGCTCTCGATGCGCGCGCGCTCGGCGGTCTTCATGCCGAACACCGCCTGGTAGAACTTCTCCTCGATGGCGTAGTTCTCGCTTACGATGGCCAGATGCTTGATCCTCGTCGCCATGTCGTCCCTCCCTTTGCCGAAATTGCTCTCTTCGCGTCCTGCTCAAGCACGAATGCGACAATGCACTAAAGCTCCCGCGCAAGCAAGGGCGAGGCGGAAGCCGCGAATACGTCCCAAAAGGCCGCCAACGCAACGGCCCGATTCACGACCCGGCTGCCGCGTCCCAATCGAACATGCGCCGCCGCCTGCGCGAGTTGAAGTTGATCACCTCCAGCAGCAGGCCGTCGGGGTCGGAGAAGAAGGTCGCGTAGTAGTCGGGGGAGTACTGCGTGTAGGCCTGCGGTTCGGTGGCCTCGATGCCGGCTGCGCGAAGCTCACGGCAGCCCCTGTCCACGGCTTCTTCGTCAGCCACGCGGAAGCAGAGGTGCGAGGGCGCCGCCGTGGCCGAGCCCGGCTCCACTGAGGCGTCCTCGCGCGCGACGATCCAGTAGGTGAGGTGCCGGTTGTCGTAGCGCGCCCGTGGCGACACCTTGTCGGAAGCCCTGCCCTTGCGGAAACCCAGGATCGGCATCACCGTGTCGTAGAACGCCTCCGCCACGGCGAGGTCCCGGACGGGAATGAAGATATGGTCGATGCAGATGACTTCAACGGGCATGGCAACTCTCAGTGCGCCCGGCACGTCCAGTCGCGGGCGCCCCACAGGTCGGTGCCGCCGATGATCGCGTCGGTGGCGTCCAGCGTGATGGCGTCCAGGGCCGAAACCACGGGGGCGCCGGGGTAGTTGAGCACCTGGAGTTCCCGGTAGGCGCCGGCCACCCGGTCGGCGGGCGGAAGCTCCAGGATGCGGTCGCGGCTGCCGGTGCTCACCACCGCGTCGGCGTGGGTGTCGTAGAACAGCAGCGGCGAGTCGATGCCCTCCTGTCCGCCGTACTCGTACGTGACCAGCACCGTCCTGATGCCCTTCTCCTCGCATGCGCGCACCGTCAGCATCACCTCCAGGAATGCGTTGCCCGAGCCGAGCCAAGTGATGAGGGCAGCGTCCGCCCCCAGCGCTCGCGCCACTTGCGACGCGTTGTGCGCCGCGACTTCCTTCTCCCGGAAGACCTCGAAACGGATGCGCTGCAGGATGACGCCAGCGAAATCGACCCGCTTGCCGTGCTCCCGGGAAAGGCGCATGGCCAGCGGCTGGTTTTGCCAGTCCCAGGTGGTGGGGTAGTAGGCGATGGTCTTGAGGGTGTTGCCGGTGACCGCGCCGTCCATCAGCTCGTTGGGGTGCACCACGGTGGCCAGGGACTCGCGCACCGGCAGCCCGTAGTATCCCAGGCCGGTGGGCAGGTGTTCCGACTCGGTGATGCAGCCCACGATCACCACGGCCTTGGGCAGATCCGCGTTGCCGTGCGCGGCGCCGAACGTTTCGACGTTGGCGGGTTCGGCCGCGGCCGTGGTCTCGGCCAGCCTCTGCGCAACGCGGTACTCGGCGGCCTGGATCACCTGGTGCGCCTCGGCCTCGATCAGGTCCGACGGCAGCCGCAGGTTCAGCACCAGGCTCGGAACGCGGCTGAAGCCCGACAGGTCGGCCCCCGGCCCCCACATGTCCAGGATGGCGCTCCGCTGCGCGGTGGTGCCGGTGCGGATGGTTCCCTCGTAGGCGGCGGTGGTGATGAGGGTCATGCCCGTGAGACGGTGGGTGCGGCCTCGGCCCACGGGCGCCACGGGACTGGTGATGCCGGGGAACACCTGCGTGTCGCCGCCCACCTTCACCCTGGGCTCCACCACGTCGCGGATGCCGGTGACCCGCACCCGCTCGCCCGGGCGGACGATGTCGAGCCCGGCCTCGAGGATACGGGGATCCCGCGACGCCAGCTCCACCAGCTCGGCTTCCGCCACCTCCAGCGCGCCGCCGGCGTATTGCAGCGTGCCGCCGAAGCGAAGCTCCCGCACCGGGAACTCCGCCAGCTCCAGCAGCCTCGCGTGCCGGGCGTTGCCAGCGCTCATGACGCCGCGTCCGGCGTGAACACGGTGCTCTCCTCCACCTCTTCCTCGAGGGCCTTGAGAGCGGTCTCGACGATGGACTTGCGCAGCTTCTCGTCGACCTCCGGCGGCAGGCTCGGGTCGCCGCACGGATGGGGGATCTTCACGCCCTTGACGATGCGGCTGGCGCCCACCTGTTCCGCCAGCGGGAACATGGCGCTGATCATCGACACGGGAACTCCGGCACGGTCCAATTCCTTGCTGATCACAGCTCCGCTGCGACTGCAGGTCCCTCACGTGCTCACCAACAGCGCGGCGTCCACGCTGTTGGCCTTGAGCTCCGCGGCGATCTCCTCGCCCACCCGCTTCATGGCCGCGGGCGAGCCCTGGTTGCCGGGTATGACGTAGTAGGCGGGGTAGAGATCCTCGTACTTCCCTTCCTGCTGAAGCTCCCGCAGGGCGTCCAGGGGAACGCCGTAGAGCGGGTTGGCGTTCATGTTGGCCACGTTGTAGCCGCCGTGGACCGCTTCCCACATGCCCGGCTCCATGGTCTTCAATTCCGCCACCGGATACTTGCGCCAGAACGTATTGCGGAAGGTCTTGAAGCCGTCCGGGTTGCCCCACGGCACCACGCCGCTGGTGGTGACCAGGGCGATCTTGGCCCTGCCCACGTCCTTGACCGCGGCGGCCGGCGCCACCCGGTCCCAGGTCTGCATGGGAATTTCGGTGGCGAAGGGTTTGCCCTCGATCTTGTCCAGCAGCATGTCCAGAGCCCGGTCCGCGCCGGTCCGGCCGCTGCGCTCCTGGAAGCGGATGCCCCGCGGCAGGTAGCCCTCGTCCTCGGCCGCGCCCACGGGTTCATCCTGGAGCCGCCTGAGAACGAAGCGGGCGAGTTCTTCCAGCGCCTTGCTCATGCCCGCCGCGGTCTCCGTGGTGGGGAAGAGGAACAGCCGCGCGTCGTGGTACTCGCGGTACGCGTCCACCGCCGGGTTGTCCTCGTGCATGGCGGTCACGCACACGCGCTCCAGTTCGGCCGCGACCATGTGGCCGATCTCGACGCAGGCCAGCCCGTAGCGCCCGGCGTTGAACGCCGGCCCCAGCACCACCACGTCCGCCTCGGCCGCCACGATCTCCCGCAGCAGCGCCGCCCGCGCCTCCTTGGGCTCTTCGTGGAAATGGTTGTCGCCGAAGTAGATGGTGGGCGCCACCTCCGCCTGGCCCTCCAGCAGCCGCTGCAGGCCGCGCGACGGGCCGGCGAGGGCGTCCAGGGTTCCGGCGGGGACGTCCGCCTTCTCCTCCCCGCCGATGCCGGCGAAGAACTGGTTCACGACGTGTGCCACGCGCTTCATGTTGGGCCTCCTTGCCGTTGCGTCACCGTGCCGTTTGCTGACTGCGTCTCACGGCCCACGGTAGCGAAGAGGAGTACGCCGCGCAAGGGTGCGCCTGGGGCGCTTTGACAGGTCTCGTTCGCCTGCGTATGGTTGCCGCCGGGCAAGATGGCGCCCTTCGACTTCGCTTCGCTACGCTCAGGACGAACGGTTACGGGACTCCTGACGAAGCGAGGTGGAAGGGCGCCATCGCAATCGATCAGGATCTTTCACACGAAGAGGTCGATCGCGGAAACCATGAAGGTGCGTGGAACCATGTCCCTGTCCGTGGTCGCCGCGTTTGTGGCGGTCCTGTCTCTTGGCGGCGCCGGCTTGTGGCTACGCGGGGCGGGAGGTGAACCGCCGCCGGCCCCGGCCGACTCCACGGCGCCACCCGGCGTCCGGCCGGGAAGCGCTCCCGCGCTACCGCTGCAACGTCCGTCTGACGCGGTCTACGCGCCCACGATCCATCTTGACGACTCACTGCACGTGAACCCGGGCGTAGCGCCCGCACCGGGATCCCTCGACGTCGTGGGTGAGCATGGAAACGTCCGGGTGGCGTACGGCCATGTCGCCGACGGCGCGGGCGCGCGCAGGCTGATCGAGTATCTCACGGCCGAAGCCGAGGAGACTTCCGGCATCCGCAAGCCGCACCGCGTGAGGATGACCGTCCGCGTGGTCGAGGGAGCGACTCCGGAAATGGTCGATCATACGGTGCGCGCGGTGCAGTGGATCAACGCGGCCCTGCCGCGGCAGCACCGGTTGAGGTTCGACGGCGTTCTCATCCCGCGCGAGGTCGCCGAAGGATTCGGCACGTTCAAGTGTGAGGATGTCCCGTGTGATCGGCCTCCCATACCGAACGGGGAGATCTTCGTCCGGTTCGCGCCGGCGGAAGTATGGCTCGGGGCCGAACGCGCGGCGGAGGCTCCGCACGTTTCGGGGCAGGGCGAGTTCGACGGCTGGGTCTTGAGGCGCGGTACGGGTGAGCACCGTCGCTCCCATTGGGCGGGCCAAGTGTGGATGGACCCGGCGCGAGCCGCGGGCGAAAACCGTCTGCAT contains:
- a CDS encoding VOC family protein, giving the protein MPVEVICIDHIFIPVRDLAVAEAFYDTVMPILGFRKGRASDKVSPRARYDNRHLTYWIVAREDASVEPGSATAAPSHLCFRVADEEAVDRGCRELRAAGIEATEPQAYTQYSPDYYATFFSDPDGLLLEVINFNSRRRRRMFDWDAAAGS
- a CDS encoding VOC family protein; its protein translation is MATRIKHLAIVSENYAIEEKFYQAVFGMKTAERARIESASVVSDGYVGININPRRPGRQGGFDHFGFEVDDVEGVAARMAEKYPEVHILKRPGNRPFAGLSTHDPAGNVFDLSQEGMENRRDVYVDGDREADRYVKHFVLRAVEPERVAQFYREVFDLLETEKPADDPNCYLTDGRVTLIISPWKISDYAGTGIERPALDHIGFKVESVQAVKDRLEELSKRNPYLSPGPVGAGPEAEARLELFAKCKFGEYQLADPDGVMIDISEH
- a CDS encoding glycine/betaine/sarcosine/D-proline family reductase selenoprotein B, coding for MKRVAHVVNQFFAGIGGEEKADVPAGTLDALAGPSRGLQRLLEGQAEVAPTIYFGDNHFHEEPKEARAALLREIVAAEADVVVLGPAFNAGRYGLACVEIGHMVAAELERVCVTAMHEDNPAVDAYREYHDARLFLFPTTETAAGMSKALEELARFVLRRLQDEPVGAAEDEGYLPRGIRFQERSGRTGADRALDMLLDKIEGKPFATEIPMQTWDRVAPAAAVKDVGRAKIALVTTSGVVPWGNPDGFKTFRNTFWRKYPVAELKTMEPGMWEAVHGGYNVANMNANPLYGVPLDALRELQQEGKYEDLYPAYYVIPGNQGSPAAMKRVGEEIAAELKANSVDAALLVSTUGTCSRSGAVISKELDRAGVPVSMISAMFPLAEQVGASRIVKGVKIPHPCGDPSLPPEVDEKLRKSIVETALKALEEEVEESTVFTPDAAS